A genomic region of Aspergillus oryzae RIB40 DNA, chromosome 1 contains the following coding sequences:
- a CDS encoding uncharacterized protein (permease of the major facilitator superfamily), giving the protein MGISIVCYWIVVPFPEDANFLTPEEKALLLARLEADGGGVRNDPISFKRVLSMAADWKIWICVLAYIGAEESASSLVAFQPTILKDLGWTARSAQAHGIPIYAVAFVLTLSSAWLSDHLRHRFLFTLFGSVLIIIGWSVQLAHYLPAGVRYMGMFFVASGAFIMMSITVVWLCVNLGKGVKRSVGMGLLPAFGNCGAFVSGNVFITSQSPKYPVGFGVGLGFAVMAGVASTVYYFGLRAENRRRDSQPEKEWTPESAQDLGDAHPDFRFQL; this is encoded by the exons ATGGGTATTAGCATCGTTTGCTATTGGATTGTCGTACCTTTCCCAGAAGACGCGAATTTCCTGACgcccgaggagaaggcgtTGCTGCTGGCTCGCCTGGAGGCCGATGGTGGTGGCGTCCGCAACGACCCCATTTCGTTCAAACGGGTACTCAGTATGGCGGCCGACTGGAAGATATGGATCTG TGTCCTGGCCTACATCGGTGCCGAAGAAAGCGCCAGTTCTCTCGTAGCATTCCAGCCCACCATCCTCAAGGACCTTGGCTGGACCGCCCGCTCCGCTCAGGCGCACGGCATTCCTATCTATGCGGTCGCATTTGTGTTGACGCTGTCCAGTGCCTGGTTGAGTGATCATCTACGACACCGCTTCCTATTCACTCTTTTCGGCTCGGTTTTGATCATTATTGGTTGGAGTGTCCAGCTGGCGCACTATCTGCCAGCGGGTGTCCGCTATATGGGCATGTTCTTTGTGGCTTCCGGTGCTTTCATCATGATGTCAATCACGGTGGTATGGTTGTGTGTTAACCTCGGCAAAGGAGTAAAGCGCAGCGTGGGTATGGGCCTGCTTCCAGCATTTGGCAATTGCGGTGCCTTTGTGTCCGGGAACGTGTTTATCACCAGCCAGTCCCCCAAATACCCGGTGGGATTCGGCGTTGGGTTAGGATTTGCAGTCATGGCCGGAGTGGCGAGCACGGTGTACTATTTCGGGTTGCGCGCAGAGAACCGCCGTCGCGACAGCCAGCCCGAGAAGGAGTGGACTCCGGAAAGTGCTCAGGATCTCGGAGATGCGCACCCAGACTTTCGGTTTCAGCTGTAG
- a CDS encoding cytochrome P450 (cytochrome P450 CYP3/CYP5/CYP6/CYP9 subfamilies), with product MSKDTPLYQSLGTPPTIAEAGHDLHRRYRRLLAKGFSEAGLREQEPVIQQKISVLIKQLHAATAKGTTPEMTSWFNFFTFDLISELTFGESFKCQENGRFHPWILMVTQSIKFRAIIQALGYYPLLFKLFMGLIPKSYQEAFRDHQKLTSENVQRRIDKKVDYTDLASNLIDPKHNLERYEIDGNCAVLIVAGSETTTTALSATMYYLTQNPEAKAKVIKEVRSSFSSAEEITAISVNQLKYLPACFNEAMRKLPPAPAVFTRRVPREGAYIAGNCIPGGTHVGMCHFATNNSSLNFKDPEKYIPERWLGDPEYEDDARAAMQVFSVGPRNCIGQNLARLELRLLLSRVIWEFDWELDSASMDWDKDMPVYLSWGMKPLKFHFAPVVR from the exons ATGAGCAAAGACACACCACTATACCAAAGTTTGGGAACTCCTCCTACGATCGCCGAAGCAGGGCACGACCTTCATCGCCGGTATCGCCGTCTACTTGCAAAAGGGTTCTCGGAGGCTGGATTACGGGAGCAGGAGCCCGTTATACAGCAGAAGATCTCCGTGTTAATCAAACAACTCCATGCTGCGACAGCAAAAGGCACTACGCCGGAGATGACATCGTGGTTCAAT TTCTTCACTTTTGACCTGATTTCAGAGCTTACCTTTGGCGAATCTTTCAAATGTCAAGAGAACGGCCGGTTTCACCCGTGGATACTCATGGTCACTCAGTCCATAAAGTTCAGAGCCATTATTCAAGCGCTGGGATACTATCCTTTACTATTCAAACTCTTCATGGGCCTGATCCCGAAGTCCTACCAGGAGGCATTCAGGGATCATCAGAAACTCACTTCTGAGAATGTTCAGCGTCGAATAGACAAGAAAGTCGACTATACCGACCTAGCCTCGAATCTTATAGATCCGAAACACAATCTCGAAAGGTATGAGATCGACGGCAACTGCGCCGTACTTATTGTCGCTGGAAGTGAAACCACCACTACTGCTCTGAGTGCGACTATGTATTATCTGACCCAAAACCCCGAAGCAAAGGCGAAGGTGATCAAAGAGGTTCgaagctccttctccagtgCAGAGGAGATTACCGCGATCAGCGTCAACCAACTCAAGTATCTACCGGCGTGCTTTAATGAAGCTATGCGAAAACTTCCCCCCGCGCCAGCTGTGTTTACCCGCCGTGTCCCCAGGGAGGGGGCATATATTGCAGGAAATTGCATCCCGGGAGGCACGCACGTTGGTATGTGCCATTTTGCTACGAATAACTCGAGCCTCAACTTCAAGGATCCTGAGAAATACATCCCCGAAAGATGGTTGGGTGATCCTGAgtatgaagatgatgctcgCGCTGCAATGCAGGTATTTAGCGTCGGGCCGCGGAATTGTATTGGGCAGAACCTTGCAAGATTGGAGTTGCGCCTTTTGTTATCCCGTGTTATATGGGAGTTTGACTGGGAGCTGGACTCTGCCTCGATGGATTGGGACAAGGACATGCCGGTCTATCTTAGTTGGGGTATGAAGCCATTAAAATTTCATTTTGCGCCTGTGGTTCGCTAG
- a CDS encoding uncharacterized protein (predicted protein), which translates to MAPSGYTIRLQKGIRGGFAPPTPTAILSLAKDADNSYISIYESIRPDGGSGLEDKPERTVDSSDEVEGLVTELYEILQDLPLESPPGSEDIYGKDISISWSSDDFAWCNGGQQGCVGGDSDVHS; encoded by the exons ATGGCACCTTCGGGGTACACTATCAGACTACAGAAGG GTATCCGAGGAGGCTTCGCGCCCCCTACCCCAACCGCAATTCTCAGCTTAGCCAAAGATGCCGACAACTCGTACATCAGCATCTACGAATCTATTCGTCCAGATGGCGGATCAGGCCTGGAAGATAAACCTGAGAGAACAGTCGACTCATCGGACGAGGTAGAAGGTCTTGTCACTGAACTTTATGAGATTCTGCAAGATTTGCCCTTGGAGAGTCCACCGGGGTCAGAGGATATTTATGGAAAGGATATTTCTATTTCGTGGAGCAGTGATGATTTCGCGTGGTGTAATGGCGGTCAGCAGGGGTGTGTGGGAGGGGACAGTGAT GTTCATAGCTGA
- a CDS encoding uncharacterized protein (predicted protein) produces the protein MPTYQPTGMRLSLSSTVAVVMTSYRSPKMPPQTWKNAYSFPTSTANSSISSTSTAPKPPAHPACRKKHGNRTVPSTPLILKRPVSSARSAVFKPTATSSAPENGAKSTPPTQILKLMWSMIFGTMPPWEVEEFGCLWVFLQQQYTEIFSEIAQEFPRNSHEWQSLRPTVDGMELFPSVDGDGSDGNDYNDYRNHLVSLGPSFLYKVLRQPSYEARRNLIACNAVSSKSSFMILVQVSRDPPSLLYPADKYESEDIGRTLPLMPAIEQPNSGWKHHWHGYGPIHRVREVVRSDNLQEPWIERTIGNSAGWQWGYAIWDEERNAAGHRL, from the exons ATGCCGACGTACCAGCCAACCGGGATGAGATTGTCACTCTCCTCGACCGTCGCCGTCGTCATGACGAGCTACCGGTCTCCGAAAATGCCCCCGCAGACATGGAAGAATGCTTACAGCTTTCCCACTTCTACCGCCAACTCGAGTATCTCCTCAACGTCTACTGCTCCCAAGCCTCCTGCCCACCCGGCGTGTCGCAAGAAACATGGGAACAGAACCGTCCCATCAACCCCTCTAATACTGAAAAGGCCCGTATCCTCCGCGCGCTCTGCCGTCTTCAAACCTACTGCAACATCTTCGGCGCCCGAGAATGGAGCGAAGAGCACGCCACCGA CGCAGATCCTCAAGCTG ATGTGGAGTATGATCTTCGGCACCATGCCTCCctgggaggttgaagaattCGGCTGTCTCTGGGTTTTCCTCCAACAGCAGTATACGGAGATCTTCTCCGAGATTGCCCAGGAGTTCCCCCGGAACAGTCACGAATGGCAATCTCTTCGACCCACGGTCGACGGCATGGAACTGTTCCCCAGCGTTGACGGCGATGGAAGCGACGGCAACGACTACAACGACTACCGCAACCACCTCGTCTCGCTGGGTCCATCCTTCCTCTACAAAGTCCTCCGTCAACCATCCTACGAGGCACGCCGCAACCTCATCGCCTGTAATGCCGTctcctccaaatcctccttTATGATCCTCGTCCAGGTCTCCCGGGACCCCCCATCCCTCCTCTACCCAGCCGACAAGTACGAAAGCGAAGACATCGGCAGAACTCTCCCGCTCATGCCGGCCATCGAGCAACCCAACAGCGGCTGGAAGCACCACTGGCACGGCTACGGGCCCATCCACCGCGTCCGGGAAGTCGTCCGCAGCGACAACCTCCAGGAACCCTGGATCGAGCGGACGATCGGAAACTCCGCTGGATGGCAATGGGGGTACGCGATCTGGGACGAGGAACGAAATGCGGCCGGTCACCGCCTTTAA